The following proteins come from a genomic window of Lolium rigidum isolate FL_2022 chromosome 5, APGP_CSIRO_Lrig_0.1, whole genome shotgun sequence:
- the LOC124655947 gene encoding protein SCARECROW 2-like, translating to MGSSSLLLFPSSSSAHRSSYSHATAASDSSSSHLLPYPSHLLLYLHHQEPAASMVRKRPAPDMDLPPPRRHVTGDLSDMTAGAPVLSSATAQLPALPTQLLPPFQLQQQHQQVPDHMDAAPGNTTAFVDGIIRDIIGSSGAGVSVAQLIHNVREIIHPCNPGLASLLELRLRSLLASSDPAPPNALLPDAAPTAAMPMAALPPPPDKRRREEEREPTNPPQSPKPPSAEETAAAAAAAAAAATAAAKERKEGQRRKQRDEEGLHLLTLLLQCAESVNADNLDEAQTALLEIAELATPFGTSTQRVAAYFAEAVSARLVSSCLGLYAPLPHASPAASRLVNGRVAAAFQVFNGISPLVKFSHFTANQAIQEAFEREDRVHIIDLDIMQGLQWPGLFHILASRPGGPPRVRLTGLGASMDALEATGKRLSDFADTLGLPFEFCPVADKAGNLDPDKLGVTRREAVAVHWLHHSLYDVTGSDSNTLGLIKRLAPKVVTMVEQDLSHTGSFLARFVEAIHYYSALFDSLDASYGEDSPERHVVEQQLLSREIRNVLAVGGPSRTGDVKFGSWRDRLARSGFHGASLAGSAAAQAALLLGMFPSDGYTLVEENGALKLGWKDLCLLTASAWRPIQTSSAR from the exons ATgggctcctcctccctcctcctcttcccctcgtcctcctccgcccaccGCTCCTCTTATTCCcatgccaccgccgcctccgactCCTCCTCATCCCACCTGCTCCCCTATCCttcccacctcctcctctacctccaCCACCAAGAACCAGCCGCCAGCATGGTCCGAAAGCGCCCCGCGCCCGACATGGACCTGCccccgccgcgccgccacgtcaCGGGGGACCTCTCGGACATGACCGCCGGAGCGCCCGTGCTCTCGTCCGCCACCGCGCAGCTGCCCGCGCTGCCCACCCAGCTGCTCCCGCCATTTCAGCtccagcagcagcaccagcaagtGCCGGATCATATGGACGCCGCGCCGGGGAACACCACGGCGTTCGTGGACGGCATCATCCGGGACATCATCGGGAGCAGCGGCGCGGGGGTCTCCGTCGCGCAGCTCATCCACAACGTCCGCGAGATCATCCACCCCTGCAACCCCGGCCTCGCATCCCTCCTCGAGCTCCGCCTCCGGtccctcctcgcctcctccgACCCCGCCCCGCCGAACGCTCTCCTCCCCGACGCCGCGCCCACCGCCGCAATGCCCATGGCGGCGCTCCCTCCCCCTCCAGACAAGCGGCGCCGCGAGGAGGAGCGGGAGCCGACCAACCCACCACAATCCCCCAAGCCCCCCTCCGCGGAGGAGACCGCCGCGGCcgcagcggccgccgccgccgccgccaccgcggcggcCAAGGAGCGGAAAGAGGGGCAGCGGCGGAAGCAGCGCGACGAGGAGGGGCTCCACCTGCTGACCCTCCTGCTCCAGTGCGCGGAGTCGGTGAACGCGGACAACCTGGACGAGGCGCAGACGGCGCTGCTGGAGATCGCGGAGCTGGCCACGCCCTTCGGCACCTCCACGCAGCGCGTCGCCGCCTACTTCGCGGAGGCCGTGTCCGCGCGCCTCGTCAGCTCCTGCCTCGGCCTCTACGCGCCCCTGCCCCACGCCTCCCCGGCCGCCTCCCGCCTCGTCAAcggccgcgtcgccgccgccttccaggtCTTCAACGGCATCAGCCCGCTGGTCAAGTTCTCGCACTTCACCGCCAACCAGGCCATCCAGGAGGCGTTCGAGCGGGAGGACCGCGTGCACATCATCGACCTCGACATCATGCAGGGCCTGCAGTGGCCGGGCCTCTTCCACATCCTCGCCTCCCGCCCCGGCGGCCCGCCCAGGGTCAGGCTCACCGGCCTCGGCGCCTCCATGGACGCGCTCGAGGCCACCGGCAAGCGCCTCTCGGACTTCGCCGACACCCTCGGCCTGCCGTTCGAGTTCTGCCCGGTGGCGGACAAGGCCGGGAACCTTGACCCGGACAAGCTCGGCGTCACGCGCCGCGAGGCCGTCGCCGTCCACTGGCTGCACCACTCACTCTACGACGTCACCGGCTCGGACTCCAACACCTTGGGTCTCATCAAGAG GTTGGCGCCCAAGGTGGTGACAATGGTGGAGCAGGACCTGAGCCACACGGGGTCCTTCCTGGCGCGGTTCGTGGAGGCCATCCACTACTACTCAGCGCTGTTCGACTCCCTGGACGCCAGCTACGGCGAGGACAGCCCGGAGCGGCACGTCGTGGAGCAGCAGCTGCTGTCGCGGGAGATCCGCAACGTGCTCGCCGTCGGCGGGCCGTCCCGCACCGGGGACGTCAAGTTCGGCAGCTGGCGCGACAGGCTCGCCCGCTCCGGCTTCCACGGGGCGTCGCTGGCCGGCAGCGCTGCCGCGCAGGCCGCGCTGCTCCTCGGCATGTTCCCCTCCGACGGCTACACGCTCGTCGAGGAGAACGGCGCCCTCAAGCTCGGATGGAAGGACCTGTGCCTGCTCACCGCCTCGGCGTGGCGCCCGATTCAGACCTCGTCAGCGCGTTAG
- the LOC124652149 gene encoding uncharacterized protein LOC124652149 has translation MLVFNVEGQTLGVIQKPGNAHCTGFWSCQPLRIDGGSGLGLAVISKMNIQLWKRKSNCNGVVGWVLMHNTIQLEGMFPREMPRDDNRVLLVGYDEDTNVVVLSTRIGRFMLQLESMQIRKISGRMENGNRLMEFYPYTNFYYTPGRVIAGGDGGAENVKKYLGFSSVCRDAVMLCCGFFCFCMLSSLMWLMLKSMPCVVSRFFRPA, from the exons ATGCTCGTGTTTAATGTTGAAGGCCAGACTCTTGGTGTGATACAGAAGCCAGGGAATGCCCACTGTACTGGATTCTGGTCCTGTCAGCCCTTACGGATAGATGGCGGTAGCGGCCTTGGCCTCGCAGTTATCTCGAAGATGAACATCCAGTTGTGGAAGAGGAAATCAAACTGCAATGGTGTTGTCGGGTGGGTGTTGATGCACAATACCATTCAGCTCGAGGGGATGTTTCCACGGGAAATGCCCAGGGACGATAACCGGGTGCTTTTGGTGGGGTATGATGAGGACACAAATGTGGTTGTTCTATCTACAAGAATTGGAAGGTTCATGCTCCAGCTTGAGTCGATGCAGATCAGGAAGATTTCTGGAAGAATGGAAAATGGCAACCGTTTAATGGAATTTTATCCCTACACAAATTTCTACTATACTCCAG GAAGGGTCATTgctggtggagatggtggagctGAAAATGTGAAAAA GTACCTAGGCTTCTCTTCGGTCTGCCGAGATGCTGTAATGCTTTGCTGTGGGTTCTTCTGTTTTTGTATGCTGTCGTCGCTGATGTGGTTGATGCTGAAATCGATGCCCTGTGTAGTTTCTAGGTTCTTCCGGCCTGCGTGA
- the LOC124652148 gene encoding pathogen-related protein-like — MTHSFQNAAIKLSLQLRRKQLAMASAETGGDKYRSFIHGEGEKNTVWRLGAPPNFDVVNKLFEEERTNEWPEGSVEEKVQRLLKTWEMEMFHKVRPEDQKIVHSQGYTGSTNGMKPLTRKEWSAMGGYNAFLATTLPPEHRIYDPDKETADSSMSTFLTAFPRGFAIEVLDVYCSGPPKVAFKFRHWGYMEGPFKGHPPHGQRVEFFGVCIFHVDEEMKVEKAEYYYERGNFLASFLSAPAASAASASGCPVMTGN; from the exons ATGACTCACAGCTTCCAAAATGCCGCAATCAAACTGTCCCTTCAGCTGAGACGAAAGCAGTTAGCTATGGCGTCTGCAGAAACCGGAGGGGACAAGTACCGGTCGTTCATCCACGGCGAGGGCGAGAAGAACACGGTGTGGAGGCTTGGAGCCCCTCCAAACTTCGACGTGGTCAACAAGCTCTTCGAGGAAGAGAGGACCAAC GAATGGCCGGAGGGGTCTGTGGAAGAGAAGGTGCAGCGCTTGCTCAAGACCTGGGAGATGGAGATGTTCCACAAGGTGCGCCCCGAGGACCAGAAGATCGTTCACTCCCAGGGATACACCGGGAGCACCAACG GAATGAAGCCTCTAACGCGGAAGGAATGGAGCGCCATGGGTGGCTACAATGCGTTCCTGGCGACCACCCTGCCGCCGGAGCACCGCATCTACGACCCAGACAAGGAGACGGCTGATTCTAGCATGTCCACGTTCTTGACGGCGTTTCCCCGGGGTTTCGCCATCGAGGTGCTCGACGTCTACTGCAGCGGCCCACCCAAGGTCGCCTTCAAGTTCAGACACTGGGGGTACATGGAGGGGCCGTTCAAGGGGCACCCGCCTCATGGCCAGCGTGTGGAGTTCTTTGGCGTCTGCATCTTCCAT GTTGATGAGGAGATGAAGGTGGAGAAGGCAGAGTACTACTACGAGCGCGGAAACTTCCTAGCCAGCTTCTTGAGCGCGCCTGCTGCTTCTGCAGCATCGGCTTCAGGTTGCCCAGTGATGACAGGAAACTGA